The Thamnophis elegans isolate rThaEle1 chromosome 15, rThaEle1.pri, whole genome shotgun sequence genome includes a window with the following:
- the LOC116518620 gene encoding LOW QUALITY PROTEIN: chymotrypsin-like elastase family member 3B (The sequence of the model RefSeq protein was modified relative to this genomic sequence to represent the inferred CDS: deleted 1 base in 1 codon): MLSLLISCVLLVAGAAGCGQPAYSGHSRVVNGEDAVPYSWPWQISLQYERDGTFRHTCGGSLITPDWVLTAAHCISRSRTYKVVLGDYDFTTEEGPEQHIPINPEDIFVNPSWKSGCVSCGNDIALLKLSRPAELNDKVGLGCIPEPETVLPNGYPCYITGWGRISTGGPLPSKLQQALLPVVDYDHCRKPDWWGSSVKQSMVCAGGDIQSGCNGDSGGPLNCKGDDGRWYVHGIASFVSGLGCNALKKPTVFTRVSAFDSWILKTLKGQ; the protein is encoded by the exons ATGCTGTCGCTGCTGATTTCCTGCGTCCTGTTGGTGGCTGGTG CcgctgggtgtggccagccagcctACTCTGGCCATAGCCGAGTGGTGAATGGCGAAGACGCTGTGCCTTACAGCTGGCCCTGGCAG ATCTCCCTCCAGTACGAGAGAGATGGCACCTTCCGTCACACCTGT GGAGGGTCCCTCATTACCCCCGACTGGGTCCTGACGGCTGCCCACTGCATCTC GCGATCCCGTACTTATAAGGTGGTCTTGGGGGATTATGACTTTACCACCGAGGAAGGGCCTGAGCAACACATCCCCATCAACCCCGAAGACATTTTCGTGAATCCCAGCTGGAAATCTGGTTGTGTGTCCTGCGG CAATGACATCGCGCTGCTGAAACTTTCCCGCCCGGCGGAGCTGAACGATAAAGTCGGCCTGGGCTGCATTCCCGAGCCAGAGACCGTCCTACCTAACGGATACCCTTGCTACATCACCGGCTGGGGACGTATTTCCA CTGGAGGGCCTCTGCCCAGCAAGCTGCAGCAAGCTCTCCTGCCCGTGGTGGACTACGACCACTGCAGGAAGCCCGACTGGTGGGGAAGTTCTGTCAAGCAGAGCATGGTCTGTGCTGGGGGAGACATCCAATCTGGCTGCAAT GGTGACTCCGGTGGCCCCCTCAACTGCAAGGGTGATGATGGCCGGTGGTACGTCCACGGGATTGCCAGTTTCGTGTCCGGTTTGGGCTGCAACGCCTTGAAGAAGCCCACTGTCTTCACCCGGGTCTCTGCCTTCGACAGCTGGATCCTGAAG acACTCAAAGGGCAGTGA